The following proteins come from a genomic window of Rhodohalobacter sp. 614A:
- the lepA gene encoding translation elongation factor 4: protein MKNIRNFCIIAHIDHGKSTLADRLLERTGTISEREMQEQILDDMDLERERGITIKSHAIRMDYNRPNGEVVTFNLIDTPGHVDFAYEVSRALKACEGALLVVDAAQGIEAQTISNLYQAIDQELEIIPVLNKIDLPGADPDNVGQQIVDLIGGTKEEILKVSGKTGDGVEELLEAIVERIPGPKQEVDKPLKALIFDSIFNTYRGSVCYVRVMEGVLHKGDGITFMATKKEYDAEEVGYLKLKKEKTDKLEAGEVGYVIGSVKSLQDAKVGDTITHQKNKAESPIPGYKEVKPMVFSGIFPTNSEDFEDLRGALEKLQLNDASLSYQPETSKALGFGFRAGFLGLLHMEIIQERLDREFDMDIITTVPNVRYEIDLESGKRIPVDNPSDMPDAGKVDKVWEPYIKASILTPADYIGPIMSLCQERRGNYVNQHFMQNNRVEITYELPMAEVVFDFYDRLKSGTRGYASLDYEFLEYRKGDLVRLDILLNGEQVDALSSITHRDKAYYQGRKICAKLKELIPRQQFEVAVQAAIGSRVIARDTIRALKKDVTAKCYGGDISRKRKLIEKQKEGKKRMKQVGTVEIPQEAFLAVLSMDDED from the coding sequence ATGAAAAATATTCGGAACTTTTGCATCATCGCTCACATTGACCACGGAAAGTCTACACTGGCCGACAGGCTGCTGGAACGCACCGGTACGATTAGTGAACGAGAGATGCAGGAACAAATTCTGGACGACATGGACCTGGAGCGTGAGCGTGGAATCACGATTAAAAGCCATGCCATCCGGATGGATTACAACCGCCCCAATGGTGAGGTTGTCACCTTTAACCTGATCGACACTCCCGGTCACGTAGACTTTGCTTATGAGGTATCCCGTGCGTTAAAAGCGTGTGAAGGAGCACTGCTCGTAGTGGACGCCGCTCAGGGGATTGAAGCACAAACCATTTCCAATTTATACCAGGCCATTGACCAGGAACTGGAGATCATTCCGGTTCTCAATAAAATTGATTTGCCCGGCGCTGACCCCGATAACGTAGGCCAGCAAATTGTGGATCTGATTGGCGGCACCAAAGAAGAGATTTTAAAAGTATCGGGAAAAACCGGCGATGGAGTGGAGGAACTTCTGGAAGCAATCGTGGAACGAATTCCCGGCCCCAAGCAAGAAGTTGACAAACCTCTCAAAGCCCTTATTTTTGACTCCATTTTTAATACCTATCGGGGATCGGTTTGCTATGTTAGGGTGATGGAAGGTGTTCTCCATAAAGGCGACGGAATAACCTTTATGGCTACGAAGAAAGAGTACGACGCCGAAGAGGTCGGGTATCTGAAGCTAAAGAAAGAGAAAACCGACAAACTGGAAGCCGGCGAAGTGGGCTATGTGATTGGAAGCGTAAAATCCCTTCAGGATGCCAAGGTTGGGGATACCATCACGCATCAAAAAAATAAAGCGGAGAGTCCAATTCCCGGTTATAAGGAAGTGAAACCGATGGTTTTTAGCGGGATTTTTCCAACCAACTCCGAAGATTTTGAAGACTTGCGAGGTGCGCTGGAAAAACTGCAATTGAATGACGCCTCCCTTTCCTATCAACCCGAAACGTCGAAGGCTCTTGGGTTTGGATTCAGGGCCGGCTTTTTGGGTCTCCTTCATATGGAAATTATCCAGGAACGGCTCGATCGGGAGTTTGATATGGATATTATCACTACGGTTCCCAACGTGCGGTACGAAATAGATCTTGAAAGTGGGAAGCGTATTCCGGTTGACAATCCCAGTGATATGCCGGATGCCGGGAAAGTGGATAAAGTTTGGGAGCCGTACATTAAAGCAAGCATTTTAACCCCGGCGGATTATATTGGGCCGATTATGTCGCTTTGCCAGGAACGGCGGGGAAATTATGTGAACCAACACTTTATGCAAAACAACCGCGTTGAAATAACCTATGAACTGCCGATGGCTGAAGTGGTTTTTGATTTTTATGATCGGTTGAAAAGCGGAACGCGAGGTTATGCATCACTTGATTATGAATTTTTAGAATACCGAAAAGGCGATCTGGTACGTTTGGATATTTTACTGAACGGAGAACAGGTGGATGCACTTTCCAGCATTACCCATCGGGACAAGGCCTATTACCAGGGACGCAAAATTTGTGCGAAACTGAAGGAACTTATCCCACGTCAACAGTTTGAAGTAGCAGTACAGGCTGCCATTGGATCGAGGGTGATTGCCCGCGATACGATTCGTGCCCTGAAGAAAGATGTTACCGCCAAGTGTTATGGCGGAGATATTTCCCGAAAACGCAAGCTGATTGAGAAGCAGAAAGAAGGAAAGAAACGCATGAAGCAGGTTGGTACAGTAGAAATTCCGCAGGAGGCGTTCCTGGCTGTCCTGTCTATGGACGATGAGGATTAA
- a CDS encoding ABC-F family ATP-binding cassette domain-containing protein, with protein sequence MLQLDSLTLHFGERTLFENLSATINRGERIGLVGPNGAGKSTLLKIITGEMNPDGGKVKMGNADTVGYLPQDGVEPDPSLTVFGEVEQVFEEILALRDRHVELQQKLDSLSVDSDEHSQALEEFGVIQHKLENAGAYSLGADIERILKGLGFDEKDFSRPTTEFSGGWLMRIALAKLLLKRPTYLLLDEPTNHLDIESLQWIENFLNNYDGAVILVSHDKAFLNSVTNRTLAFQFGGLQDYAGNYSFYTRKYEEELELLKKRYENQQKEIKQTQEFIDRFRYKATKAKQVQSRIKQLEKMEKIELEEEQSEITFQFPPPERSGQVVIKLADIVKKYGDNVVFNGLDYEVERGDKIAVVGPNGAGKSTLIRILAGFEPITSGKRELGYNVTPGYFAQHQAEELNPKNSALDEMKLAGSRESETRLRTILGCFLFEGDDVFKKVGVLSGGEKSRLALAKMLLNSGNFLIFDEPTNHLDMRSKNILQQALDQFEGTLMIVSHDRDFLDPIVNKTLEIQPGYVKTWLGDVSYYLEKKSLDEAASLEARKDNSDTKSLSRKEERRIEAERRNALSKKLKPLKQRLEKIEKEVEGMELRKAEIEELMADPGFYDDSDEVKKISLEYESIKTDLIEHMHKWEEIASRIEFVENEYDAEQTN encoded by the coding sequence ATGCTTCAACTTGACAGCTTAACATTACATTTTGGCGAACGCACTTTGTTTGAGAATCTTTCCGCAACCATCAACAGAGGTGAGCGGATTGGCCTCGTTGGTCCAAACGGTGCGGGAAAATCAACCCTACTGAAAATCATTACGGGTGAAATGAATCCCGATGGCGGCAAAGTGAAAATGGGCAATGCCGATACGGTTGGATATCTGCCGCAGGATGGCGTGGAGCCGGATCCGTCTCTCACCGTCTTTGGAGAAGTAGAGCAGGTGTTTGAAGAAATACTGGCCTTGAGAGACCGGCATGTAGAGCTTCAGCAAAAACTGGATTCTCTTTCTGTGGATTCTGACGAACACAGCCAGGCGCTTGAAGAATTTGGGGTCATTCAGCATAAACTTGAAAATGCAGGTGCTTATTCGCTTGGAGCCGACATTGAGCGTATTTTAAAAGGCCTTGGGTTTGATGAAAAAGATTTTTCCCGCCCAACAACCGAGTTTAGCGGCGGCTGGCTGATGCGGATTGCACTTGCCAAACTTCTGCTCAAACGGCCTACCTATCTCTTGCTGGATGAGCCGACCAATCACCTCGATATTGAATCGCTTCAGTGGATTGAGAACTTTCTGAATAATTATGATGGTGCTGTGATTCTTGTTTCTCACGACAAGGCATTTCTGAACAGCGTTACCAACCGAACACTCGCATTCCAGTTTGGGGGCCTGCAGGATTATGCCGGGAATTATTCCTTTTACACCCGAAAATATGAAGAAGAGCTTGAACTGCTGAAAAAACGATACGAGAACCAGCAGAAAGAGATCAAGCAAACCCAAGAATTCATCGACCGGTTTCGGTACAAAGCTACAAAGGCCAAACAGGTTCAAAGCCGAATCAAGCAGCTTGAAAAAATGGAAAAGATTGAGCTGGAGGAAGAGCAGTCTGAAATCACCTTCCAGTTTCCTCCTCCCGAGCGATCCGGCCAAGTGGTGATCAAACTCGCGGATATTGTAAAGAAATATGGCGACAATGTGGTCTTTAACGGTCTTGATTATGAAGTGGAGCGCGGCGATAAAATTGCTGTTGTGGGACCAAATGGTGCGGGAAAGTCAACCCTGATTCGAATTCTGGCCGGTTTTGAACCGATTACATCAGGAAAGAGAGAACTCGGGTATAATGTTACCCCGGGATATTTTGCACAGCACCAGGCCGAAGAATTGAATCCTAAAAACTCCGCGCTTGACGAAATGAAACTGGCAGGTTCCAGAGAGTCGGAAACCAGATTACGAACCATTCTGGGTTGTTTTCTTTTTGAAGGAGATGACGTTTTCAAAAAGGTTGGCGTGCTGTCTGGCGGGGAAAAAAGCCGGCTTGCCTTGGCCAAAATGCTGCTAAACTCCGGCAATTTCCTGATTTTTGACGAGCCGACCAACCATCTCGATATGCGATCAAAAAATATTCTTCAGCAGGCGCTTGATCAGTTTGAGGGCACACTGATGATTGTTTCTCACGACCGCGATTTTCTTGATCCCATTGTTAACAAAACGCTTGAAATTCAGCCCGGCTATGTAAAAACCTGGCTTGGCGATGTAAGTTATTACCTCGAGAAAAAATCACTGGATGAAGCGGCAAGTCTCGAAGCCCGGAAAGACAATTCAGATACAAAATCACTGAGCCGAAAAGAAGAACGGAGAATTGAAGCCGAACGAAGAAATGCACTTTCCAAAAAGCTTAAACCTCTTAAACAGAGGCTCGAAAAAATTGAGAAGGAAGTTGAAGGGATGGAGCTGCGCAAAGCCGAAATCGAAGAATTAATGGCAGACCCTGGTTTTTATGATGATTCCGATGAAGTAAAAAAAATCTCCCTTGAATACGAATCCATCAAAACCGATTTGATTGAACACATGCATAAATGGGAGGAAATTGCCAGCCGCATTGAATTTGTAGAGAATGAATATGATGCAGAGCAGACAAATTAA
- a CDS encoding thiamine-binding protein has translation MANNDSKERKEGMTTIAQITYIPLYTDHPKEKVQDLIEFVAQHDVEVDINYLSTSVKGEPDVIFELIRDIYETMTLEKEVFRLHVELLSPTELDPAEELESDDEE, from the coding sequence TTGGCTAATAATGATTCAAAAGAACGAAAAGAAGGTATGACAACAATTGCCCAAATAACCTACATCCCACTCTATACCGACCACCCAAAAGAGAAAGTTCAAGATCTTATAGAATTTGTTGCTCAACATGATGTGGAGGTTGATATCAATTACCTGTCTACAAGCGTAAAGGGAGAGCCTGATGTGATTTTTGAACTCATCCGGGATATTTATGAAACCATGACACTTGAAAAAGAAGTATTCAGGCTTCATGTGGAGCTATTGAGCCCAACGGAACTGGATCCTGCGGAAGAGTTGGAATCTGATGATGAGGAGTGA
- a CDS encoding DNA-3-methyladenine glycosylase I, with the protein MAEKKRCRWVEGQFDEYIKYHDEEWGEPVHDDRTHFEFLILEGAQAGLSWSTILKRREGYRQSFANFDPEKVAKFDEAKIQELLQFEGIIRNKLKVRSAVTNAQKFLEIQEEFGSFDNYIWQFVGGKPIVNRWTEMSKIPATTKESDALSKDLKKRGFKFVGSTIMYAYMQACGLVNDHSVDCFRYKELVK; encoded by the coding sequence ATGGCTGAGAAAAAACGCTGCCGATGGGTTGAGGGTCAATTCGACGAATATATTAAATACCACGATGAAGAGTGGGGAGAACCGGTTCATGACGACCGTACTCACTTTGAGTTTTTAATCCTTGAGGGTGCGCAGGCCGGGTTAAGCTGGTCAACTATTTTAAAAAGAAGAGAAGGCTACCGCCAATCCTTTGCCAACTTTGACCCCGAAAAAGTCGCCAAATTTGATGAAGCGAAAATCCAGGAACTGCTTCAATTCGAAGGAATTATTCGCAACAAACTGAAAGTCCGGTCTGCCGTAACCAACGCTCAGAAGTTTCTTGAAATTCAGGAAGAATTTGGCAGCTTTGATAACTATATCTGGCAATTTGTGGGCGGCAAGCCCATCGTCAATCGCTGGACAGAAATGAGCAAAATTCCGGCAACCACAAAAGAATCCGATGCTTTAAGCAAAGACCTCAAAAAACGAGGATTCAAATTTGTGGGAAGCACCATAATGTACGCCTACATGCAGGCTTGCGGACTGGTAAACGATCACTCGGTTGATTGTTTTCGATATAAAGAGTTGGTTAAATAA
- a CDS encoding DinB family protein — protein sequence MKNLSSKLLSLFLILILSVPSVQAQESGNNFKSQFTQHFERASRVLSLAEAMPAETFSWRPEEGVYSVEEVFTHIARYNFYYPEQSLGISAPSDVDVDNIESTTGKEEVVEILKRSIEHVKTQIEAMPEANLQEPAELYGRTVNGQAVLMQLIIHMSEHVGQSIAYARVNGVVPPWSE from the coding sequence ATGAAAAACTTATCCAGCAAACTTTTATCCTTATTCCTGATATTAATATTGTCTGTTCCATCCGTACAGGCCCAGGAATCAGGCAATAATTTCAAAAGCCAGTTCACTCAGCATTTTGAACGTGCCTCACGGGTGTTATCCCTGGCGGAAGCAATGCCTGCAGAAACGTTTTCGTGGCGGCCGGAGGAGGGAGTCTATTCAGTGGAGGAAGTTTTTACCCACATCGCACGCTATAATTTCTATTACCCTGAACAGTCGCTTGGCATCTCTGCCCCTAGTGATGTGGATGTTGATAATATTGAATCTACTACCGGCAAAGAAGAGGTTGTGGAAATACTGAAACGCTCTATTGAACACGTAAAAACGCAGATTGAAGCAATGCCGGAAGCAAACCTTCAGGAGCCAGCAGAACTATATGGACGAACAGTAAATGGCCAGGCTGTCTTGATGCAGCTAATCATACATATGAGCGAACACGTGGGGCAATCCATCGCTTATGCCCGGGTGAATGGAGTTGTGCCGCCGTGGAGTGAATAG
- the lepB gene encoding signal peptidase I → MKKKNSSSGTRSARSERRKSEETKAKHWAKEWLDALVWAAIAAIILRTFFFGAYRIPTPSMEKTLLTGDFLIVSKLAYGPRTPMTLSIPFTDIYMPGVNLPWTRIPGYTDIKRNDIVVFNYPIDVAPISVKTNYIKRAVGIPGDTLRLDNKVLYVNGEEEQSFDTFMFNHRVDVRDRIRLSPTKIREAGASLVQSGDGYHIINMTEQTAGEMQGWPEIESVQKFALPDEYDGFSRRGFNFSNGFANHDNMKEFVVPKAGMEVTLTAENFHIYEDILLRYERNMVERNGSQFMINGVETNTYTIQQDYYFMMGDNRDDSEDSRFWGFVPEDHVIGKAGIIYFSWDSENWLPRFSRIFDVIHS, encoded by the coding sequence TTGAAAAAGAAGAATAGTTCATCGGGTACACGTTCAGCCAGGTCGGAACGAAGAAAATCAGAAGAAACGAAAGCGAAACACTGGGCAAAGGAATGGCTGGATGCATTGGTTTGGGCCGCTATAGCCGCAATTATTCTCCGAACATTCTTTTTTGGCGCCTACCGAATTCCCACCCCAAGTATGGAAAAAACCCTTCTGACGGGTGATTTTCTGATTGTGAGCAAGCTTGCCTACGGCCCGCGCACCCCAATGACTCTTTCCATTCCATTTACGGACATTTACATGCCGGGAGTTAACTTGCCGTGGACACGCATTCCCGGTTATACCGATATCAAACGAAATGATATCGTGGTTTTTAATTATCCGATTGATGTAGCGCCGATTTCCGTTAAGACCAATTATATAAAACGGGCTGTCGGAATACCTGGAGACACGCTTCGGCTGGACAATAAAGTACTCTATGTAAACGGGGAAGAAGAGCAGAGTTTTGATACGTTTATGTTCAATCACCGCGTAGATGTTCGGGATCGCATTCGTCTCAGTCCCACAAAAATCCGTGAAGCCGGTGCTTCGCTGGTTCAAAGTGGAGATGGATATCACATCATTAATATGACGGAACAAACAGCCGGGGAAATGCAGGGATGGCCGGAAATTGAGAGTGTTCAAAAATTTGCATTGCCGGATGAATACGATGGTTTCAGCCGCCGCGGATTCAATTTTTCCAACGGGTTTGCCAATCACGACAACATGAAGGAATTCGTGGTTCCAAAAGCGGGAATGGAAGTCACACTTACGGCTGAAAATTTTCATATTTATGAAGATATCCTGCTCCGGTACGAGCGAAATATGGTAGAAAGAAACGGCTCCCAGTTTATGATCAACGGTGTAGAAACCAACACGTATACCATTCAGCAGGATTATTACTTTATGATGGGAGACAATCGCGACGACAGTGAAGACAGCCGCTTTTGGGGATTTGTACCGGAAGATCATGTGATTGGAAAGGCCGGTATCATCTACTTCTCATGGGATAGCGAAAACTGGCTGCCGCGTTTCAGCAGAATTTTTGATGTGATTCATTCCTGA
- a CDS encoding glucuronyl esterase domain-containing protein has product MLSIDHNQLSHPMLERLKRYFVLFILFLLSNQIAIAQEDVNYDEANIPNYSLPAILKTADGLPVESINEWKYIRRPEIIDMFAEHVYGELPRSFDSIEFRTIRENSNAIDGNGTAKEIDIIVTRNGNSLPIRLNLLISNKIQKPVPVTLLLNHRGPDNMDITRQIKQDFWPAETLIERGYAAAVFDVEDVADDDPETYTEDILSTLYPEQIDRPNGTQALSAWAWGAMRVMDYLETDDDIDQNKSILVGHSRGGKAALWAGANDERWAIVVANESGAVGAALSKRRFGETVKIINNGFPYWFTPNFEKFNDKEDALPFDQHMLISTIAPRGVYITAAEEDLWADPRGMYLSLLHASEVWKKIYGLSVPLYDRMPPINNPTDNPYAAYHIRNGEHDLKLYDWIQFLNFADRHFHINRSD; this is encoded by the coding sequence ATGTTATCCATTGACCATAACCAGCTTTCCCACCCGATGCTTGAAAGATTAAAACGCTACTTCGTTCTTTTCATTCTTTTTCTCTTGTCCAATCAAATTGCAATTGCCCAGGAGGATGTCAACTATGATGAAGCCAACATTCCCAATTACTCGCTTCCCGCAATCCTGAAAACAGCAGATGGACTTCCCGTTGAATCGATAAATGAATGGAAATATATACGGCGTCCTGAAATCATAGACATGTTTGCGGAGCATGTTTATGGTGAGCTTCCCCGGTCTTTTGATTCGATTGAATTCAGAACTATCCGTGAAAACTCAAATGCGATTGATGGAAATGGTACTGCAAAAGAGATTGATATTATTGTGACCCGAAATGGCAACTCATTACCGATCCGGCTCAATCTTCTCATCTCCAATAAAATACAAAAACCGGTACCTGTAACTCTTCTTTTGAACCATCGCGGACCTGACAATATGGATATTACGAGGCAAATAAAACAGGATTTCTGGCCGGCGGAAACCCTCATCGAAAGAGGATATGCAGCCGCTGTTTTTGATGTGGAAGATGTGGCCGATGACGATCCCGAGACTTATACCGAAGATATTCTCAGCACACTCTACCCCGAACAAATTGACCGGCCAAATGGAACGCAGGCACTTTCGGCGTGGGCGTGGGGCGCCATGCGGGTGATGGATTATTTAGAAACGGACGATGATATTGATCAGAATAAATCAATACTTGTGGGGCATTCGCGAGGCGGAAAAGCTGCGCTGTGGGCCGGAGCAAATGATGAACGTTGGGCGATTGTCGTAGCAAATGAATCAGGAGCAGTTGGAGCGGCTCTTTCCAAACGGAGATTCGGGGAAACTGTCAAAATCATCAATAATGGTTTTCCATATTGGTTCACCCCAAATTTTGAGAAATTTAATGACAAAGAAGACGCATTGCCTTTCGACCAGCACATGCTGATTTCCACCATAGCGCCACGGGGAGTTTATATTACGGCAGCCGAAGAAGATCTTTGGGCTGATCCGCGAGGAATGTACCTTTCGCTGCTTCACGCATCTGAAGTCTGGAAAAAAATATATGGCCTGTCCGTTCCACTTTATGATCGGATGCCTCCCATAAATAATCCGACCGACAATCCTTATGCGGCCTATCATATTCGCAACGGAGAGCACGACTTAAAGCTGTATGACTGGATACAATTCCTGAATTTTGCGGACCGGCATTTTCATATCAACCGTTCTGACTAG
- a CDS encoding DUF4382 domain-containing protein, translated as MYSRLVITLFTILLLLTSCDIANDTDSNDGNGTLRVFLTDAPADYDAVWIDIQAVRIHLNDNDDIDEDDDGWITINQDPMRVNLLDLTNGELKVLGETELEDGTYSQIRLILGSDNEIVKDGVSHTLDTPSAQQSGLKLNIHAEIEGGEVYTLLLDFDASRSIVEAGNSGKFILKPVIRTVALATTGAIEGTIEPEESLSWVYAIAGQDTLAGTKANTNGDFRLIGLLPGSYTVAIDPSEGGFQKKELFDVEVMPSDTTNVGIVFLGGE; from the coding sequence ATGTATTCACGATTAGTTATTACTCTATTTACAATATTACTTTTGCTCACATCCTGTGATATTGCCAACGACACAGACTCAAACGATGGCAACGGTACTTTACGCGTCTTCTTAACCGACGCCCCGGCTGATTATGATGCCGTTTGGATTGACATCCAGGCGGTAAGAATTCATCTGAACGATAACGACGATATTGACGAAGATGATGATGGCTGGATAACCATCAACCAAGACCCCATGCGCGTCAACTTGCTCGATCTGACAAACGGCGAGCTGAAAGTACTGGGCGAAACCGAACTTGAAGATGGCACTTACAGCCAGATAAGATTGATTCTCGGCAGCGATAATGAAATCGTTAAAGATGGCGTATCGCATACTCTGGATACGCCAAGTGCGCAACAATCCGGTTTAAAACTCAATATTCATGCTGAAATTGAAGGTGGAGAAGTTTACACACTTCTTCTCGATTTTGATGCCTCGCGCTCGATTGTGGAAGCCGGAAACTCCGGTAAATTTATTCTGAAACCTGTGATACGAACAGTTGCTCTCGCCACAACCGGAGCCATCGAAGGTACTATTGAGCCGGAGGAGTCACTTTCCTGGGTCTACGCAATTGCGGGACAAGATACCCTTGCGGGAACCAAAGCCAACACGAATGGAGATTTTCGCCTGATTGGCCTGTTGCCGGGATCGTATACGGTAGCTATTGATCCGTCAGAAGGCGGCTTCCAGAAAAAAGAGCTTTTTGATGTGGAAGTTATGCCGTCCGACACAACGAATGTTGGAATCGTATTTTTGGGAGGAGAATAA
- a CDS encoding exo-alpha-sialidase, which yields MIRKAVLFLFVFFLAILMIACQDERLQQPLFQYSMNNPADSGSRYPNIYVDNTGKMYLSWLVPIEEDIATVQYSTYKNERWTLPKTVHIDTDFFVNWADFPSVVGYEGTEVAAHWLRKVEGGPYAYDVQISFFDEDRNRWGEAIKPHLDMTATEHGFVSLEPIDSDKVLAVWLDGRETAGRADDEYSDTSKSMTLRSAEISRSGEITNSQIIDGTVCDCCQTDLAKTDDGFVVVYRGRTAEEIRDIKIAHYNTDSGTWSEPVTVHDDGWQIMACPVNGPRVVANGNQVAVVWYTGEGDNPRVSVATSADGGQTFGDPVEMPESESRVLGRADLVIGDDGSVYVSWMQEFEGSGYIMMAEVGPDGTVSDEQTVGITDASRTSGFPRIALVDDSLVFAWTQTDPIVRLRTAKVDLEP from the coding sequence ATGATCAGAAAAGCAGTTCTTTTTTTATTCGTTTTTTTCCTGGCAATTTTGATGATTGCCTGCCAGGATGAGCGGCTTCAACAGCCTCTTTTTCAATATTCTATGAACAATCCTGCGGACAGCGGCTCGCGATATCCCAATATTTATGTGGATAATACCGGGAAAATGTATTTGAGCTGGCTCGTTCCGATTGAAGAAGATATCGCCACGGTTCAGTATTCAACTTACAAGAATGAGAGGTGGACGCTGCCAAAAACCGTTCATATCGATACAGACTTTTTTGTGAACTGGGCTGATTTTCCATCCGTGGTAGGATATGAAGGCACTGAAGTGGCCGCTCACTGGTTAAGAAAAGTTGAAGGCGGTCCCTATGCTTACGATGTACAAATTTCTTTTTTTGATGAAGATCGAAACCGATGGGGCGAAGCGATAAAGCCTCACCTTGATATGACTGCAACCGAGCATGGATTTGTTTCTCTCGAGCCGATCGATTCCGACAAGGTGCTTGCAGTCTGGCTGGATGGACGTGAAACAGCGGGACGCGCGGACGATGAATATTCAGATACCAGCAAATCAATGACCCTTCGATCCGCAGAGATTTCGAGATCGGGGGAAATCACAAACAGCCAGATCATTGACGGAACCGTATGCGACTGCTGCCAGACCGACCTCGCAAAAACCGACGATGGATTTGTGGTTGTTTACCGTGGCCGAACTGCTGAAGAAATTCGCGATATTAAAATTGCACACTATAATACCGATTCAGGTACGTGGAGTGAACCCGTTACGGTTCATGATGATGGCTGGCAAATTATGGCATGCCCCGTAAACGGACCAAGAGTGGTGGCAAATGGAAATCAGGTTGCCGTGGTTTGGTATACAGGCGAGGGTGATAATCCCAGGGTTTCCGTTGCAACCTCGGCTGATGGCGGACAAACGTTTGGCGATCCGGTTGAAATGCCCGAATCGGAAAGCCGCGTGCTTGGCCGGGCCGATCTTGTTATTGGCGATGATGGCTCTGTTTACGTTAGCTGGATGCAGGAATTTGAAGGAAGTGGTTACATAATGATGGCAGAAGTTGGCCCGGACGGAACTGTGTCTGATGAACAAACGGTCGGTATCACAGATGCTTCCAGAACCAGTGGATTCCCAAGAATTGCTTTAGTGGATGATTCTCTTGTTTTTGCCTGGACTCAAACCGATCCCATTGTCAGGCTTCGAACAGCAAAAGTGGATTTAGAACCCTAA